The following are from one region of the Longimicrobium sp. genome:
- a CDS encoding glutathionylspermidine synthase family protein, which produces MRREANPPRPDWERRVQEVGLRHHTAGGVPYWNEEAHYVFSMAEVRRIEDATRELHALCLEAAEAVIEGKRYAELAIPPLAVPLIEASWEEDAPSLYGRFDLSYDGRGEPKMLEYNADTPTSLVETAVAQWYWLEDRFPGTDQFNRIHEALVETWAELRPYLVSGRVHFASLPDAEDEATVEYLRDCAEQAGLQTVQLPVEEIGWDPRAREFVDAEGTSIRCVFKLYPWEWMVHEEFGINLGRVRAPVQWMEPAWKMILSNKGILPILWERNPGHPNLLPAYRDDLLFTPADAYVAKPLLSREGANVRIVSPWHTQAETGGDYGEEGFVFQEYAPLPAFDGWQPVIGSWIVGQSPAGMGIRESGGPITDNLSRFVPHRIEG; this is translated from the coding sequence GTGCGCCGCGAAGCCAATCCGCCGCGCCCCGACTGGGAGCGCCGCGTGCAGGAGGTCGGGCTGCGCCACCACACGGCCGGCGGAGTGCCGTACTGGAACGAGGAGGCGCACTACGTCTTCTCGATGGCCGAGGTGAGGCGCATCGAAGACGCCACGCGCGAGCTCCACGCCCTCTGCCTGGAGGCGGCGGAGGCGGTGATCGAGGGGAAGCGCTACGCCGAGCTGGCGATCCCGCCGCTCGCGGTGCCGCTGATCGAGGCGTCGTGGGAGGAGGACGCGCCCTCGCTGTACGGGCGCTTCGACCTGTCGTACGACGGGCGCGGCGAGCCCAAGATGCTGGAGTACAACGCGGACACGCCCACGTCGCTGGTGGAGACGGCGGTGGCGCAATGGTACTGGCTGGAGGACCGCTTTCCCGGCACCGACCAGTTCAACCGCATCCACGAGGCGCTGGTGGAGACGTGGGCGGAGCTGCGCCCTTACCTCGTCTCCGGCCGCGTCCACTTCGCCTCCTTGCCGGACGCGGAGGACGAGGCGACCGTGGAGTACCTTCGGGACTGCGCGGAGCAGGCGGGGCTGCAGACGGTGCAGCTCCCGGTGGAGGAGATCGGGTGGGACCCGAGGGCGCGGGAGTTCGTGGACGCGGAGGGGACGTCCATCCGCTGCGTCTTCAAGCTGTACCCGTGGGAGTGGATGGTGCACGAGGAGTTCGGGATCAACCTGGGGCGCGTGCGGGCGCCGGTGCAGTGGATGGAGCCCGCGTGGAAGATGATCCTCTCCAACAAGGGCATCCTCCCGATCCTGTGGGAGCGGAACCCCGGCCATCCCAACCTCCTCCCCGCCTACCGCGACGACCTCCTCTTCACCCCGGCGGACGCGTACGTCGCCAAGCCGCTCCTTTCGCGCGAGGGAGCGAACGTGCGCATCGTTTCCCCCTGGCATACGCAGGCGGAGACGGGCGGCGATTACGGCGAGGAGGGGTTCGTGTTCCAGGAGTACGCGCCGTTGCCAGCCTTCGACGGGTGGCAGCCGGTGATCGGGAGCTGGATCGTGGGGCAGAGCCCGGCCGGCATGGGCATCCGCGAGTCGGGCGGCCCGATCACGGATAATCTGAGCCGGTTCGTGCCGCATCGGATCGAGGGGTGA
- a CDS encoding queuosine precursor transporter: MSAPVRKSYKYYDLITAVFVTVLLCSNLIGPGKAASLWGYNFGAGILFFPISYLFGDVLTEVYGYARARRVVWTGFGALAFASLMSWVVLALPPAAGWVGQEALVSVFGQTPRIVLASLAAFWVGEFANSYALARMKVATAGRWLFSRTIGSTIVGAAVDSAIFYPVAFLGVWKTPLVMQVMLSNYVLKVLWEVAATPFTYWVVNALKRAEHEDYFDRETDFTPFKLAAE; the protein is encoded by the coding sequence ATGTCCGCACCGGTGCGCAAGAGCTACAAGTATTATGACCTGATCACGGCGGTGTTCGTGACGGTGCTGCTGTGCAGCAACCTGATCGGGCCGGGGAAGGCGGCGTCGCTGTGGGGGTATAACTTCGGCGCGGGAATCCTGTTCTTCCCCATCTCCTACCTGTTCGGCGACGTCCTGACCGAGGTGTACGGCTACGCCCGCGCGCGCCGCGTGGTATGGACCGGGTTCGGGGCGCTGGCCTTCGCGTCGTTGATGAGCTGGGTGGTGCTGGCGCTTCCGCCCGCGGCGGGGTGGGTGGGGCAGGAGGCGCTGGTCTCCGTCTTCGGGCAGACTCCGCGGATCGTGCTGGCGTCGCTCGCGGCGTTCTGGGTGGGCGAGTTCGCCAACTCGTATGCGCTCGCGCGGATGAAGGTGGCCACCGCCGGCCGCTGGCTCTTCTCGCGAACCATCGGCTCCACCATCGTGGGCGCGGCGGTCGACTCCGCGATCTTCTACCCGGTCGCCTTCCTGGGGGTGTGGAAGACGCCGTTGGTGATGCAGGTGATGCTCTCCAACTACGTCCTCAAGGTGCTCTGGGAGGTGGCGGCGACCCCCTTCACCTACTGGGTGGTGAACGCGCTGAAGCGGGCGGAGCACGAGGACTATTTCGACCGGGAGACGGACTTCACCCCCTTCAAGCTCGCGGCGGAGTAA
- the gltS gene encoding sodium/glutamate symporter, protein MLKLDLVHTLAFAGVVLVVGYGVRRMLPVLARYNIPGPVIGGLIASLVGWAAHSRDTPLWEFDTTLQAPLMIAFFTTIGYAASLRLLKVGGPQVLLFFGLATLFAVVQNVVGAGIATMFGLHPLFGVLTGSVTLTGGPATGLAFAPTFEAAGVPGATTIAVASAMVGIVFGGVIGGPVGTRLVERHRLNRKLRTPAEIETPVATDIVEAQLAEPAPAAPQGEDEGSWELLKAVVLILLAMWAGSWVSAGFTALGITLPAYIGAMLVAALIRNLDDALGWIGIRQSTVDDVGNVALALFIAMALMTLKLWEISNLALPMLAILAVQVILVALIAAWPVFPLMGRDYDSAVMGAGFIGFMLGTTANAMANMRSMVERYGPSPRAFLVVPMVGAFFIDFTNAVIITVFVNLLS, encoded by the coding sequence ATGCTGAAGCTGGACCTGGTGCACACGCTAGCGTTCGCGGGCGTGGTGCTCGTGGTTGGATACGGGGTGCGGCGGATGCTTCCCGTGCTCGCGCGCTACAACATCCCCGGCCCCGTGATCGGCGGGCTGATCGCGTCGCTGGTGGGCTGGGCGGCGCACTCGCGCGACACGCCGCTCTGGGAGTTCGACACCACGCTGCAGGCGCCGCTGATGATCGCCTTCTTCACCACCATCGGCTACGCGGCGTCGCTGCGGCTGCTCAAGGTGGGCGGTCCGCAGGTGCTCCTCTTCTTCGGCCTCGCCACCCTCTTCGCGGTCGTGCAGAACGTCGTCGGGGCAGGGATTGCGACGATGTTCGGCCTCCACCCCCTCTTCGGCGTGCTGACCGGCTCGGTGACGCTGACCGGCGGACCCGCGACGGGGCTCGCCTTCGCGCCGACCTTCGAGGCGGCGGGGGTGCCGGGCGCCACCACCATCGCGGTCGCATCGGCGATGGTGGGGATCGTCTTCGGCGGCGTGATCGGCGGGCCGGTGGGGACGCGGCTGGTGGAGCGCCACCGGCTCAACCGGAAGCTGCGCACCCCCGCGGAGATCGAGACGCCCGTCGCCACGGACATCGTGGAGGCGCAGCTCGCCGAGCCTGCCCCCGCCGCGCCGCAGGGTGAGGACGAGGGGTCGTGGGAGCTGCTCAAGGCCGTGGTGCTCATCCTCCTGGCGATGTGGGCCGGATCATGGGTCAGCGCCGGCTTCACCGCGCTGGGCATCACCCTCCCCGCCTACATCGGCGCCATGCTCGTCGCCGCGCTGATCCGCAACCTGGACGACGCGCTCGGCTGGATCGGCATCCGGCAGAGCACGGTGGACGACGTGGGGAACGTGGCGCTGGCGCTCTTCATAGCCATGGCGCTGATGACGCTGAAGCTGTGGGAGATCTCGAACCTGGCGCTCCCCATGCTCGCCATCCTCGCGGTGCAGGTGATCCTGGTGGCGCTGATCGCCGCGTGGCCCGTCTTCCCCCTGATGGGGCGCGACTACGATTCGGCGGTGATGGGCGCGGGGTTCATCGGCTTCATGCTGGGCACCACCGCCAACGCCATGGCCAACATGCGCTCGATGGTGGAGCGGTACGGCCCCTCGCCGCGCGCCTTCCTGGTGGTGCCGATGGTGGGCGCGTTCTTCATCGACTTCACCAACGCGGTGATCATCACCGTCTTCGTCAACCTGCTGAGCTGA
- a CDS encoding peptide deformylase, which translates to MSVRPIVRLGDPLLREICAPVHDPADPHVAETVRDLADTLAHSRATTGYGRAIAAPQIGVLERIVFLNVDGATPWPFVNPSIVAHSDEVVTVWDGCLSFLSIFCQVPRRASVTVRYQDLAGAWHEVEADGDLSELLQHEIDHLDGILTVDRMTDVRTLVTREEFELRYRAESPYGAPSPRPPPPPAGAQGG; encoded by the coding sequence ATGTCCGTCCGTCCCATCGTCCGCCTGGGCGACCCGCTCCTGCGCGAGATCTGCGCGCCCGTACACGACCCCGCCGATCCCCACGTGGCGGAGACGGTGCGCGACCTTGCGGACACGCTGGCGCACTCGCGCGCGACCACCGGCTACGGTCGCGCCATCGCCGCCCCGCAGATCGGCGTCCTGGAGCGGATCGTCTTCCTGAACGTCGACGGCGCGACGCCGTGGCCCTTCGTCAATCCGTCCATCGTGGCGCACAGCGACGAAGTGGTGACGGTATGGGACGGGTGCCTGAGCTTCCTGAGCATCTTCTGCCAGGTGCCGCGCCGGGCGTCGGTCACCGTGCGCTACCAGGACCTCGCCGGCGCCTGGCACGAGGTGGAGGCGGACGGCGACCTGTCCGAGCTCCTCCAGCACGAGATCGACCACCTGGACGGCATCCTGACCGTGGACCGCATGACCGACGTGCGCACGCTGGTCACGCGCGAGGAGTTCGAGCTGCGGTACCGTGCGGAGTCGCCGTACGGGGCCCCCTCCCCCCGGCCCCCTCCCCCGCCTGCGGGGGCGCAGGGCGGGTGA
- a CDS encoding Nif3-like dinuclear metal center hexameric protein, giving the protein MPGLSDLAASIEQITGADRFADQPPSIIVVCTRDVRRLGLALEPSAAVMERVQDEGLDALFLHRPWGVEAAELAAGVGVLASHLPFDERLTIGYNPELAQALGLANVEALGAKGGRPLGMIGDFTGGREALVKRIAAEFGEPEHVEPGRISLIERVAMVGAMTDALVRDTAARGAGVYVTGQMRAPARAAVLETGIAVVAVGHRRAEVWGLHLLARLLRAEWPGLATLVLDAP; this is encoded by the coding sequence ATGCCCGGCCTTTCCGACCTCGCCGCCAGCATCGAGCAGATCACCGGCGCGGATCGTTTCGCGGATCAGCCGCCCAGCATCATCGTGGTATGTACACGCGACGTTCGAAGGCTCGGGCTGGCGCTGGAGCCATCCGCCGCGGTGATGGAGCGGGTGCAGGATGAGGGGCTGGATGCGCTCTTCCTGCACCGGCCGTGGGGCGTGGAGGCAGCCGAGCTTGCGGCAGGCGTCGGGGTTCTGGCGAGCCACCTTCCGTTCGACGAGCGGCTGACCATCGGCTACAACCCTGAGCTCGCGCAGGCGCTGGGCCTTGCCAACGTGGAGGCGCTCGGGGCGAAGGGGGGTCGCCCGCTCGGGATGATCGGGGACTTCACGGGTGGGAGGGAGGCGCTTGTGAAGCGGATCGCCGCGGAGTTCGGGGAGCCGGAACACGTCGAACCCGGGCGAATCAGCCTGATCGAGCGCGTGGCGATGGTAGGCGCGATGACGGACGCACTGGTGCGCGACACTGCGGCCAGGGGCGCGGGCGTCTATGTGACCGGACAGATGCGCGCCCCCGCCCGCGCGGCCGTCCTCGAGACCGGCATCGCCGTCGTCGCGGTGGGCCACAGGCGCGCCGAGGTGTGGGGCCTCCACCTGCTCGCACGCCTGCTCCGCGCGGAGTGGCCGGGGCT